The following are encoded in a window of Shewanella psychrotolerans genomic DNA:
- a CDS encoding PilN domain-containing protein, whose product MANINLLPWREEAREKQKRDYLGILAAVFIGASIIVYLALTAIDMMLEEQRGRNAYLQSEIQLLEKQIAEIKLIRERKKDIERRTEIILNLQQARNLPTHVLDELVRIVPPGIYLSSIEKKGSLLWIEGRSESNNNVANMMRKVKSSLWLHDPNMRSIVSQNDEMRQLQRFSLRVSIGDESVDSNQAVEGASK is encoded by the coding sequence ATGGCGAACATAAACCTATTACCTTGGCGGGAAGAGGCTCGAGAAAAGCAGAAACGTGATTATCTTGGGATATTGGCAGCTGTTTTTATTGGTGCATCAATAATCGTTTATTTAGCGCTTACCGCTATTGATATGATGCTCGAAGAGCAACGCGGCAGAAATGCTTATCTTCAGTCTGAAATTCAATTATTAGAAAAGCAGATTGCTGAAATTAAATTAATACGTGAACGTAAGAAAGATATTGAGCGCCGAACCGAGATTATTCTGAATTTACAGCAGGCTCGAAATTTACCTACTCATGTTTTAGATGAGCTGGTACGCATAGTGCCGCCTGGAATATACCTTTCTAGCATTGAGAAAAAGGGCAGTTTACTTTGGATTGAAGGGCGCAGTGAATCAAATAATAATGTCGCGAACATGATGCGTAAGGTCAAATCTTCTTTATGGCTACATGACCCCAATATGCGTTCGATTGTTTCTCAAAATGACGAAATGCGCCAACTACAACGATTTAGTTTACGAGTTTCTATTGGTGACGAGAGTGTAGACAGCAATCAGGCTGTTGAAGGAGCGAGCAAATGA
- a CDS encoding pilus assembly protein PilP produces MKKLSLLVLSILLTGCVGDRSDLELFVTTTKAQHVAHVPPLKETPKFEHFAYQANLMRSPFVPPSRELTEEVVDTTKDCLQPDLKRRKGRLETYALDNLKMRGTLSESQTIWALIETNDESVYRLGVGEYLGLYHGRIAKVTPQTVEIVELIPDGTGCWTERVSNMELTGE; encoded by the coding sequence ATGAAGAAGTTATCTTTGTTAGTCTTGAGTATTCTCCTGACTGGTTGTGTGGGAGATAGAAGTGATTTAGAGCTATTTGTTACAACGACTAAAGCTCAGCATGTTGCTCATGTTCCACCTTTAAAAGAAACGCCTAAATTTGAACATTTTGCTTATCAAGCTAATTTAATGCGAAGTCCTTTTGTACCGCCATCTCGGGAGTTAACGGAAGAAGTTGTTGATACAACGAAAGACTGTCTGCAACCGGACTTAAAGCGACGTAAAGGACGTTTAGAAACGTACGCATTAGATAATCTCAAAATGCGAGGCACTTTAAGTGAGAGCCAAACTATCTGGGCATTAATCGAAACAAATGATGAAAGTGTTTATCGTTTGGGTGTCGGTGAATATTTAGGTCTTTATCATGGTCGAATTGCTAAAGTAACACCGCAAACGGTCGAAATAGTTGAATTAATTCCAGATGGAACAGGTTGCTGGACTGAAAGAGTGAGCAACATGGAACTAACTGGTGAATAA
- a CDS encoding type 4a pilus biogenesis protein PilO yields the protein MKLDLSQFNDIDFENIGGWPAQVKTVFALFLAILIFIASYFLFVSDAIDTLNVEQNKEVTLRDDFKAKYQLAANLKLYREQLAVMEVQFAELLKMLPSQNEMPGLLDDLTFVATDSGLGIQSLEWQEEIQRDFYIEFPISMAVTGEYHEMGQLVSEVAKLPRIVSLHDFVIKRSDKGSLAMEILAKTYRFKEGAQLPAEKNTKGAKK from the coding sequence ATGAAACTCGACCTAAGTCAATTTAATGATATCGATTTTGAAAATATCGGTGGTTGGCCTGCTCAAGTAAAGACCGTATTCGCGCTCTTTTTAGCAATCCTAATTTTTATTGCCAGTTATTTCTTGTTTGTTTCTGATGCAATCGATACCTTAAACGTCGAACAAAATAAAGAAGTCACCTTGCGAGATGATTTTAAAGCGAAATATCAATTAGCAGCTAACCTTAAATTGTATCGAGAGCAACTAGCGGTCATGGAAGTGCAGTTTGCCGAGCTTCTAAAAATGTTGCCATCGCAAAATGAGATGCCGGGATTGTTAGACGACCTTACATTTGTTGCGACGGATTCAGGTTTAGGTATACAGAGCTTAGAGTGGCAAGAGGAAATTCAGCGAGACTTCTATATTGAGTTTCCCATTAGTATGGCCGTTACTGGCGAATATCATGAGATGGGACAGTTGGTGAGTGAAGTCGCGAAATTACCTCGAATTGTTAGCTTGCATGATTTTGTTATTAAAAGAAGCGATAAAGGTAGTTTGGCGATGGAAATTCTAGCCAAGACTTATCGTTTTAAAGAGGGGGCACAGTTACCTGCTGAGAAGAATACAAAGGGGGCTAAGAAATGA